The sequence CGTTTTCTGTTACCCTCCATAATTTTATACTCAACAGGCAGTGTGAATGCAAAATCAACCAATGTGTGCGATAGAAATGGAACACGAACTTCTAACGAGTTTGCCATACTCATTCTATCTGCCTTTACCAGCATGTCGTTTTCCAAAACTAGCTTAGTGTCTGTTAGTAGAAACGAATTAAAATCAGCAGAAATATTCTGTAAGTACGCGTTTTTTATTTCAGAATAATCTGAATTGTGTTGTAAGCAATGGTTAATCTCTAATTCATTACTAAAACCTGCCCACTGCCAATAGCGCTCTTGCATGCTCAGTTGCAGTCCGCTGCTGTATTTATAGGCTTGTCTTATCCTATTTGTAAACGATCCATTTCTACTTTTGGGTAAAGTACGTAAAAGAGGATTTAAGTTTTTTATAACTCCATTAATAAAATTATTCTTTCTAGATTTTAATTCTGCTTCGTGCTTGTTGTAGCCACCAAAAATTTCATCTGCCCCATCTCCAGACAAGGAAACTTTAACACTAGCCCTGGTTTTTTTTGTAAGCATATACACCGCTAGCGCTGATGAATCGGCAAAGGGCTCGTCAATCGAATCTAAAAAACTATGTAAGTTTTCGAATAAATCATTGTTCGATAGCGAGAAAACGGTATGATTTGTTTTGTATTGTTTGGCAACTAAGTTTGCAAATTCTGTTTCATCAAAATAAGGTTCGTCTTTATATCCAACAGAAAACGTACTTAGATTTTTTATTTTTTTTGCTGCACATGCTGTAATTATTGACGAATCAATACCACCACTTAAAAAAGTTCCGAGTGGGACATCAGAAACTAAGCGGTCTTCAACAGATTGTTCTACAAGCGCTCTCAGTTTTTTTACAGCATCTGAATAGTTTAATGCAGTGCTATAGTTTATTTCCGGTTTGTAATATTCGCGAATACTAATTGTTGCATCTGCTTCTATTTTAATAAAACAGCCTGGCTTTAGCTTATGTACATTCTCAATAATACTTAGTGGAGACGGTATGTAGTTTAAATGCAGATAGGTTTTAAGCGCAACTTGATTTATTTTTTTTTCGATTCCATATTCCAATAAAGCGCGTAATTCCGAGGCAAAGGCAAAGTAATTTTTGTTGTAAAAATAGTACAGCGGTTTAATGCCAAATCGGTCTCGTGCAATGAATAACTCGTTTTTCGATTTGTTATAAATGCAAAACGAAAACTCCCCATCTAAATCTGCCAAACAGTCGGCACCTTTTTCTATAAATAAATAGAGCAAAACCTCCGTGTCTGAATTCGATTCAAATTGGCAGCCCTTTTGTTCAAGCTGTATTTTTAATTTTTTATAGTTGAAAATTTCTCCATTAAAAATGATAGTGAAATTTCCGGTAGCATCGGTCATTGGCTGTGTGCCATGTTCCGATACATCAATAATAGAAAGCCTTGCGTGTCCGAGTGCTACAGAATTGTAAATAGTGCACTTTTGACCATCCGGACCTCTGTGTTTTAGTTTATAGTTCGAGTTGTTTACCTTATTTAAAAGAAAGTTATACTCCGAGTTAAATACACTTACGCCTGTAAATCCGCACATATTGTTGAAGTAAAACTATTTTTTTAGTTTGTCTTTAAAAACTTTTTTAAATTTTTCAACCTTAGGTTGCACTACAAATTTACAATAAGATTCCTCTCCATTTTGATTAAAATAGTTTTGGTGATAATCTTCTGCTTTATAAAAATTGGTAAAGGCAACTATCTCTGTAACAATAGGAGCATCAAAGGCTCCGGAAGCATCAAGCTCTTTTTTATATTTTTCGGCTATTTCTTTTTGCGAATTTGAATGATAAAAAATTGAGGAACGGTATTGTGTGCCTACATCGTTTCCTTGTCTGTTAAGGGTTGTAGGGTCGTGCACTTTCCAAAATACTTCTAGTATTTCGGGAAATGAAATCACAGATGTATCGTAGGTTAATTGGCATACTTCTGCATGACCCGTAGTGCCGTTGCAGACTTCTTTATAGCTAGGGTTTTTTATACTACCCCCGGAATAGCCCGAAACGACTGATTGTACGCCATTTAATTGTTGGAAAACGGCTTCTACACACCAAAAACATCCTGCTCCAAGAGTTATTGTGTCAAAAGTAGAACTTGTTGAGTTCATGGGCTCTGATTTTGTATTGTTGTTATTGGTTTTTAGTGCACAGCCTAAAAATAGATAGGAGATAGTACTTATGAATAAAGCAAAAGAAAGGTTGCGTGATAAATTTTTCATCTACTTGATTACTTGTAGCTTTTTATTCACAACACCTAAATTTGTTTTTGCTTTAATGATATAATTGCCAGATGGAATTTGGTTAAGCGATATGTTGAACTCATCAGTAAAATTATCTTCGATAGGAGTTTCGTAAACTAAAGCCCCAAGCATTGAATAGATAGAAATGTTTTCAAGTTGAATGGGGGAAGCATTTTTTTCAATTACAATATTTTCTGAGGCAGGGTTTGGGTAAGTACTAATTGTTAATGCAAGAAACTCCTCCGTTTCTGTGCTAGTAAGTGGAGAGCATCCATTGGATGTTTTTAATAACGCTCTTGCACCATTTATAGCCGCCTGCATTCTTGTTTTTTGGCCTTTGGTAAACATATACAATGATTTGTCATTGCTGTAGTCCATGTAGTTCATGTACATAACTCCCGGAGAAGTTGTTGTACATGCATCAAGTCTGGGAAAAGTAGGATTTCCTGCACTAGAACCCGCTTGATTTGGGGTGTCGGCAACATTATCAGTACCACTGCACGCGCTACCATCGTCTCCCCAAATATGTCTTAGATTCAAGTAGTGTCCTATTTCGTGAGAAGCGGTTCGTCCCATATTGTATACATTGGTGGTAGAAGTAAATGTTCCAAAATACCTATAGTCAATCACAACCCCATCGTCTGCACTTGAAGCTACTCCTGGAGGGTAGGCAAATCCAAGTGGATTTCCACCATTTATATCACAAACCCAAATATTTAAATATCTGCTCGTGTTCCATGCATCTAATCCACCGTTTGAAGCATCGTAGTAATTTCCGGCATAACCTATTCCAGATACA comes from Bacteroidota bacterium and encodes:
- the asnB gene encoding asparagine synthase (glutamine-hydrolyzing) → MCGFTGVSVFNSEYNFLLNKVNNSNYKLKHRGPDGQKCTIYNSVALGHARLSIIDVSEHGTQPMTDATGNFTIIFNGEIFNYKKLKIQLEQKGCQFESNSDTEVLLYLFIEKGADCLADLDGEFSFCIYNKSKNELFIARDRFGIKPLYYFYNKNYFAFASELRALLEYGIEKKINQVALKTYLHLNYIPSPLSIIENVHKLKPGCFIKIEADATISIREYYKPEINYSTALNYSDAVKKLRALVEQSVEDRLVSDVPLGTFLSGGIDSSIITACAAKKIKNLSTFSVGYKDEPYFDETEFANLVAKQYKTNHTVFSLSNNDLFENLHSFLDSIDEPFADSSALAVYMLTKKTRASVKVSLSGDGADEIFGGYNKHEAELKSRKNNFINGVIKNLNPLLRTLPKSRNGSFTNRIRQAYKYSSGLQLSMQERYWQWAGFSNELEINHCLQHNSDYSEIKNAYLQNISADFNSFLLTDTKLVLENDMLVKADRMSMANSLEVRVPFLSHTLVDFAFTLPVEYKIMEGNRKRILKDAFYGDLQPEIFNRKKHGFEVPLLKWFQTELKSHITNECFNKELIESQDLFTSTYIHSLQEEIFSSNPNDAVAKTWAIIVFQHWWKKNILQ
- a CDS encoding T9SS type A sorting domain-containing protein, with product MKKTLLLGLFLAVGYLTKAQNDSHCYTAEMVEQKLQQNPELQKNIDALEEFTQQYELSEGQNKTSAVITIPVVVHVLYQNTTQNVSLSLIQSQINVLNKDFRKLNSDTTKIPAAFKSLAADCEFQFCLAQRTPTNQPTNGVERKQVFVSGIGYAGNYYDASNGGLDAWNTSRYLNIWVCDINGGNPLGFAYPPGVASSADDGVVIDYRYFGTFTSTTNVYNMGRTASHEIGHYLNLRHIWGDDGSACSGTDNVADTPNQAGSSAGNPTFPRLDACTTTSPGVMYMNYMDYSNDKSLYMFTKGQKTRMQAAINGARALLKTSNGCSPLTSTETEEFLALTISTYPNPASENIVIEKNASPIQLENISIYSMLGALVYETPIEDNFTDEFNISLNQIPSGNYIIKAKTNLGVVNKKLQVIK
- the msrA gene encoding peptide-methionine (S)-S-oxide reductase MsrA, which gives rise to MKNLSRNLSFALFISTISYLFLGCALKTNNNNTKSEPMNSTSSTFDTITLGAGCFWCVEAVFQQLNGVQSVVSGYSGGSIKNPSYKEVCNGTTGHAEVCQLTYDTSVISFPEILEVFWKVHDPTTLNRQGNDVGTQYRSSIFYHSNSQKEIAEKYKKELDASGAFDAPIVTEIVAFTNFYKAEDYHQNYFNQNGEESYCKFVVQPKVEKFKKVFKDKLKK